In a single window of the Streptomyces sp. NBC_00353 genome:
- a CDS encoding ABC transporter permease: MNYGTKTGESRTRQLSTAALRRALSPRSAGVVYALGALVAALTITSSVQGRPAYLSAVNISNILDQSALIGILAIFMTVVLISGNFDLSIASTAALSGTIALDLVDQHGVAVALVAALLAGIAVGLVNAVLVQKVGVNAFIVTLGTLTAVRGVVQVILDGQSITATDTSFHTFETARLAPDRSVALAVGVVLVAVAAAVGAYGRNKNRPVGTVVAVAVAGFAVLAVSLFQPDLLNQTVPVWIMLALTVVTSAVLRYTVVGRNLYAVGGNAEAARLSGINVDRYKMSAFVLNGAMAALVGVLFAGKFNSVDPTVLTGGELTVIAAAVLGGTSLFGGSGFVAKSVVGTLILFTLSNGFNVLNIGSNYQNVVQGGVLIAASALYTATSSRGQSFLRSRWSAWRGSSSQAASTQEEAAPIALPETSLVE, translated from the coding sequence GTGAATTACGGTACCAAAACCGGCGAGAGCCGTACCCGACAGCTGAGCACCGCCGCCCTGCGTCGCGCGCTATCGCCGCGCTCTGCGGGAGTGGTCTACGCCCTCGGAGCCCTGGTAGCGGCGCTGACCATAACCTCGTCGGTGCAGGGCCGACCCGCCTACCTCAGCGCCGTCAACATCAGCAACATCCTCGACCAGTCAGCGCTGATCGGCATCCTTGCGATCTTCATGACGGTTGTGCTGATCAGCGGCAACTTCGACCTGTCCATCGCGTCCACCGCCGCGTTGTCGGGAACGATCGCGCTGGACCTTGTCGACCAGCACGGCGTTGCCGTGGCGCTGGTTGCGGCGCTGCTGGCCGGGATCGCGGTGGGGCTGGTCAACGCCGTGCTGGTGCAGAAGGTCGGCGTCAACGCGTTCATCGTCACGCTCGGAACACTCACTGCCGTGCGCGGCGTCGTGCAGGTGATCCTCGACGGACAGAGCATCACGGCCACCGACACCTCCTTCCACACCTTCGAGACAGCACGACTGGCACCAGACCGGTCTGTCGCCCTCGCCGTCGGCGTCGTCCTCGTGGCCGTGGCCGCAGCGGTCGGCGCCTACGGCAGGAACAAGAACAGGCCGGTTGGGACCGTGGTGGCCGTCGCCGTGGCCGGCTTCGCAGTGCTGGCCGTGAGCCTGTTCCAGCCCGACCTGCTCAACCAGACCGTGCCTGTGTGGATCATGCTGGCTCTGACCGTCGTTACCAGTGCGGTGCTGCGCTACACGGTGGTCGGCCGGAACCTCTACGCCGTGGGCGGCAACGCGGAGGCGGCCCGCCTGTCCGGGATCAATGTCGACCGCTACAAGATGTCCGCGTTCGTGCTCAACGGGGCCATGGCAGCTCTGGTAGGGGTGCTGTTCGCGGGCAAGTTCAACTCGGTCGACCCCACCGTGCTCACCGGTGGTGAGCTGACCGTCATCGCCGCCGCTGTTCTCGGCGGAACCTCCCTGTTCGGCGGTTCCGGATTCGTGGCGAAGTCCGTGGTCGGAACTTTGATCCTCTTCACCTTGAGCAACGGCTTCAACGTCCTCAACATCGGCTCCAACTACCAGAATGTCGTGCAGGGCGGCGTCCTGATCGCGGCTTCGGCGCTCTACACAGCCACCTCCTCGCGCGGGCAATCCTTCCTTCGCTCACGCTGGTCTGCGTGGCGCGGCAGCAGCTCGCAGGCGGCCTCGACGCAAGAGGAGGCCGCACCGATCGCCCTGCCGGAAACCAGCCTGGTCGAGTGA
- a CDS encoding sugar ABC transporter ATP-binding protein — MTDRRSAPPPVLAITDVHKIYPSGTHALRGVSVKVRPGTVHGLIGANGAGKSTLIKIMSGVQTATSGTVAWRGEPVTWTSPAHALSAGLAAVHQHTPLVEVMTVLDNVFLGRHDSARWDAAARADELTALCERIGYHLDATATIGQLSVGARQMVSILQALARDPQLVLLDEPTAALSPTEREVLFRTVRRLRDQGTTFVYVSHFLDEVLELTDHITVLRDGKVVVDTETAASGKDQLITAIVGERLARLEEARLEEQPPPAACMRGEPLLTVEGLCSPGRFGPVNLNIHAGEVVGLAGLLGSGRTELLEGIFGADPAACGSIRVAGRALRKPSPRTAVRRGLALVPEDRSRQGLLPDWEIWRNISLPYLASMSRYRQLPERRRERDLATRAIADLRIAAPSPEARVSELSGGNAQKVVFSKWLYGPARIFLLDEPCAGVDVGAKADIIQLVRRLAAAGNAVLIVASEFEELLSACDRVLVMRRGELIAEREALHTNLHELTALASGL, encoded by the coding sequence ATGACCGATCGCCGCAGCGCCCCTCCGCCGGTACTCGCTATCACCGACGTGCACAAGATCTACCCCAGTGGCACCCATGCCCTGCGAGGGGTCTCCGTCAAGGTGCGCCCCGGCACCGTTCACGGCCTCATCGGCGCGAACGGCGCCGGCAAGTCGACGCTCATCAAGATCATGTCAGGGGTGCAGACCGCCACCAGCGGCACGGTCGCGTGGCGGGGCGAACCAGTGACCTGGACCAGCCCCGCCCACGCGCTGTCCGCCGGACTGGCGGCCGTCCACCAACACACCCCGCTGGTCGAGGTCATGACGGTGCTGGACAACGTCTTCCTTGGCCGGCACGACTCCGCCCGATGGGACGCCGCTGCCCGCGCCGATGAGCTCACCGCACTGTGCGAGCGGATCGGCTACCACCTCGACGCCACCGCAACAATCGGCCAACTGTCGGTGGGCGCCCGGCAGATGGTCTCCATCCTGCAGGCACTGGCCCGCGATCCCCAGCTGGTCCTGCTCGACGAACCGACCGCAGCCTTGTCGCCCACCGAACGGGAGGTGCTCTTCCGTACGGTCCGCCGGCTACGTGACCAGGGCACCACCTTCGTCTATGTGTCCCACTTCCTCGACGAGGTCCTGGAGCTCACCGACCACATCACCGTGCTGCGGGACGGCAAGGTGGTAGTCGATACCGAGACCGCCGCGAGCGGCAAGGACCAACTGATCACCGCGATCGTGGGGGAGAGGCTGGCTCGGCTGGAGGAGGCCCGGCTGGAGGAGCAGCCGCCGCCCGCCGCCTGCATGCGGGGCGAGCCGCTGCTCACCGTGGAGGGGCTTTGCTCACCAGGACGTTTCGGACCGGTGAACCTGAACATCCATGCCGGCGAGGTTGTGGGTCTGGCCGGACTGCTGGGCAGCGGTCGCACCGAACTGCTCGAAGGGATATTCGGTGCCGACCCGGCGGCCTGCGGCAGCATCCGGGTGGCCGGGCGCGCCCTGCGTAAACCCTCACCGCGTACCGCAGTGCGCCGAGGTCTCGCACTCGTTCCCGAGGATCGCTCGCGTCAGGGGCTCCTGCCCGACTGGGAGATATGGCGCAACATCTCCCTGCCATACCTGGCGAGCATGTCGCGGTACAGGCAGCTGCCGGAACGTCGTCGTGAACGAGACCTCGCCACGCGTGCGATCGCAGATCTGCGCATCGCCGCCCCGTCGCCGGAGGCCCGGGTCAGTGAGCTCAGCGGGGGTAACGCGCAGAAGGTCGTCTTCTCCAAGTGGCTCTACGGCCCAGCCCGGATCTTCTTGCTCGACGAACCCTGCGCCGGGGTCGACGTCGGCGCCAAGGCCGACATTATCCAGCTCGTCCGGCGTCTCGCGGCGGCCGGGAACGCGGTGCTCATCGTGGCCTCGGAGTTCGAGGAACTGCTGAGCGCATGTGACCGCGTACTGGTGATGCGCCGTGGAGAACTGATCGCCGAGCGCGAGGCACTCCACACGAACCTGCACGAACTCACCGCTCTCGCCAGCGGACTGTAA
- a CDS encoding sugar ABC transporter substrate-binding protein: MNRYGRSLRHRVVLAGVTALALATTAACSVSTNTADKAPSAAAKTKSGSLTIGLANQQESVTFPAAIAKGAEAKAAELGVKLVDMDSQGDQAKQASQVQDLIAQKVDGILLTPLSPGPAQALVDQATAAGIPVGTVHGYVGADRKVEVPYAKLKFVLDENELGAGGTAGELALKALPGGGKVAVITGAAGFVENTTRVTKFKAALGGAGADKYTIVATQPGNWTKQDGQSACQNILAANPGIGLFYAISDDMAVGCAAAVKSAGSKAKIIGIGGSKGGIAAIKSGDLYGTVCYKPYDEGAMAVQMMHDALTGKLTGAPKTTFYNTPGVTAANVSSCTPQW; the protein is encoded by the coding sequence ATGAACAGATATGGAAGATCACTGCGCCACCGGGTAGTGCTCGCCGGGGTGACGGCTCTTGCCCTCGCCACGACCGCAGCCTGCAGCGTGTCGACGAACACCGCCGACAAGGCGCCGTCCGCCGCCGCCAAAACCAAGAGCGGTTCGCTGACGATCGGTCTGGCCAACCAGCAGGAATCGGTGACCTTCCCGGCTGCTATCGCCAAGGGTGCTGAGGCGAAGGCCGCCGAGCTGGGGGTGAAGCTGGTCGACATGGACTCGCAGGGCGACCAGGCCAAGCAGGCGAGCCAGGTCCAGGACCTCATAGCGCAGAAGGTCGACGGCATCCTGCTGACGCCGCTCTCGCCCGGCCCGGCTCAGGCGCTGGTGGACCAGGCGACCGCAGCCGGGATCCCCGTCGGCACCGTGCACGGCTACGTGGGGGCTGATCGCAAGGTTGAAGTTCCCTACGCCAAGCTGAAGTTCGTGCTGGACGAAAATGAGCTGGGCGCCGGAGGCACGGCCGGGGAACTGGCACTCAAGGCCCTGCCCGGCGGAGGCAAGGTCGCGGTTATCACCGGCGCGGCCGGATTCGTGGAGAACACCACCCGGGTCACCAAGTTCAAGGCCGCCCTCGGCGGCGCCGGCGCGGACAAGTACACGATCGTCGCGACTCAGCCAGGCAACTGGACCAAGCAGGACGGTCAGTCCGCCTGCCAGAACATCCTGGCTGCCAACCCCGGAATCGGTCTGTTCTACGCCATCTCCGACGACATGGCCGTGGGCTGCGCCGCCGCGGTGAAGTCGGCCGGCTCCAAGGCGAAGATCATAGGCATCGGCGGTTCGAAAGGCGGCATCGCGGCGATCAAGTCTGGCGACCTGTACGGGACGGTCTGCTACAAGCCCTATGACGAGGGCGCCATGGCAGTGCAGATGATGCACGACGCACTGACCGGCAAGCTCACCGGTGCGCCGAAGACCACCTTCTACAACACCCCGGGCGTCACCGCCGCCAACGTCTCCAGCTGCACCCCGCAGTGGTGA
- a CDS encoding alpha-ketoacid dehydrogenase subunit beta, translating into MPETVKLRFGEAVNAALRRAMETWPEALLYGEDVAKPGGVFGVTRRLRNDFGERVFDTPISESAIIGSAVGAAMMGRRPIVEIMWIDFTLVGIDQVINQAANVRYVSNGALSAPLTIRTQQGATPGSCAQHSQSLEALFAHVPGLRVCLPSTPQDAYDLLLSAVACDDPTLVIEARGLYAGEREEVVIGGPIAPVGGSRHRQHGSDLTMVTWGATARTAAQAAQALAAEGISTDLIETVWLNPFDTDAVLSSVERTGRLLVVHEANVTGGFGAEVIARVAESGVALRAAPGRLGLPDLRVPAAPHLSAAVLPTADRITDAARRIVAGTPVFCR; encoded by the coding sequence ATGCCTGAGACGGTGAAGTTGAGGTTCGGCGAAGCGGTCAACGCGGCACTGCGAAGGGCCATGGAGACTTGGCCCGAGGCACTGCTGTACGGCGAGGACGTGGCTAAGCCCGGCGGCGTCTTCGGCGTCACCAGGCGGTTGCGCAATGACTTCGGTGAGCGCGTCTTCGACACTCCGATCAGCGAGAGCGCCATCATAGGTTCCGCGGTCGGTGCGGCGATGATGGGCCGACGGCCGATCGTCGAGATCATGTGGATCGACTTCACCCTGGTGGGCATCGACCAGGTGATCAATCAGGCTGCGAACGTGAGGTATGTGTCGAACGGAGCGCTCAGCGCCCCGCTGACCATCCGGACCCAGCAAGGCGCCACGCCCGGCTCGTGCGCGCAGCACTCGCAGTCGCTTGAGGCCCTGTTCGCTCACGTTCCGGGGCTGCGGGTCTGCCTGCCCTCGACCCCGCAGGACGCCTACGACCTGCTGCTGTCTGCCGTGGCGTGTGACGACCCCACCTTGGTCATCGAGGCCCGGGGCCTTTACGCCGGAGAGCGGGAAGAGGTCGTCATCGGTGGCCCGATCGCTCCCGTCGGCGGCAGTCGGCACCGGCAGCACGGATCCGATCTCACCATGGTGACCTGGGGCGCGACGGCAAGGACGGCAGCCCAGGCGGCCCAAGCCCTGGCCGCGGAGGGCATCAGCACCGATCTCATCGAAACCGTCTGGCTGAACCCCTTCGACACCGACGCGGTGCTCAGCAGCGTCGAGCGAACCGGCCGGCTTCTGGTGGTTCACGAGGCCAATGTCACCGGTGGCTTCGGGGCCGAAGTGATCGCCCGGGTCGCCGAATCAGGCGTCGCACTGCGGGCCGCTCCGGGCCGACTGGGCCTGCCCGATCTGCGGGTGCCCGCGGCTCCCCATCTGTCGGCCGCGGTCCTGCCCACCGCCGACCGGATCACCGACGCGGCCCGCCGGATCGTTGCCGGCACCCCCGTTTTTTGCCGCTAG